The bacterium nucleotide sequence TCTGCGCGGTAGCAGTGGTTCTGGATCAAGATCTCACCCGATACGACACGCGCCAGTGCATCCTTGGCGTGGTCGAGCGGCTTGTTGGGATCCGCTTCGTAGTGCCTTGCGTTTTCGAGTTGCTGGCGCAGCATCGCGACTTCCGCCATGCGCGTGGCCGGCTTGCTCTTCTTGTGCTTGCCGTAGACGCGCTTGGGGTTTTCGCCGCACGCCATCTTCATGGTGGTGGGTGCGCCGGGAAAGCGCATCTCGCGCGCCGAAAGAGCCGGGCGCAGACGCAGGGTCACGCCCTGCCCGCCGACCAGATTCGCCGAACCCGGCAGGACGTGGATGGTGGTGACGCCGCCCGCGAGCGCGCGTTCGATCGCGGCATCTTGCGGCCAGAAACTCTCTTCGGCGCGAACTTCTGGCTTGAAGGGTCCGCTCGCCTCGTTGCCATCGGCATGGGGTGCAACCGACGGCACCGCATACACACCGATGTGGGAATGCGGATCGATCAGCCCGGGAGTGATCCAACGGCCCGAGGCATCGATGCGCGTCGCGTCGGCGGGCGCGCTCAAGCCACGACCGACCGCGACAATCCGCTGCCCGCGCACCAGCACATCGGCCGGACGGAGCGTCGGGCCGTCCGCCGTCATGACCGTGGCCCCCTGCAAGAGCAGGACGGGCCCCTCGGCCTGGAGTGCGGAATTCGGCGTGGTTTCGGGTTCAGCAGAAGGAGTTGGGGACGAGGCCTGGAATATGCCGAGCGCACCGGGCAACGCACACCCGCTGCCCACCAGCGAGACCCCACAGAACACGAAAATCCCGACACGAAGAGAGAACTTCATGCGGGCAATACTAGCGTCCAGAGCGTGAGGTGATGGCCCCCCGGAATGCGCGAGACGGATAGCGCGTTCCAGGGGGCCGCATCAGCCCGAAGCCGCCTTGTTCAGGTTAAGCTCAACGGGCGGAGACTATGTTCGGATGTCGAGCAGACCTCCGATGAGGCCTAGTTCGGTCTCCAGCGCCCGGGCTGATGCTCTTGCCTGCACCGCAGCGAGATTCGACGTCACGATCTCGCGCGCCAGGTCGACCTCAGAAGGCTCTGTCGACCGGGTCACGGTGGTTCTGGCCCCACCACTCTGCACTTCGGATTGATGACTCCGAAGCGGCCTGAAACCCTCGGTGAGCATGTTCGCCACATTGTGGCTGGAGGCACGAATCTGCCTCTTGGCTGCATGGATGCCCGAGAGGGCCTTGGAAAGGCCAGAAGTCTGCATTCACTCTCCACTGTTTTCTTGTTGGCGTATCGGTCCACAGATGTCACAACTTGAGCATCGGGGAACACGGCCCGAAGCACGCACTCCGCGCGCAACTCGAAGAGCGCATCCGCCGGCCGAAACCGCAGAAATCGCGCCGGTCGGCGGCATGAGACCAGATGTTCACCGGGCATGGCTCTCCGGTAAGCTATGTTAGGGGAACCCCGGGTCCCGCGGAGATGACCCCTCTTGAGTGATTCCACGCGATCTCGCCGGGCGCGGACAGCGACCCGTCCACCTTCACAAGCCCCTCGTCTACTCGACCGCGTTCGCACACGCATGCGCGTACGGCACTACAGTCTGCGGACGGAGAACGCATACGTCGGCTGGATCAAACGCTACATCCACCACCACGGCCTTCGCCATCCAGACGAGATGGGCAACATCGAAGTCGTGGAGTTCCTTTCGGATCTCGCCGTTCGCGGTGAGGTCTCTGCCTCGACCCAGAACCAGGCCCTGGCGGCGCTGATCTTCCTGTATCGGGAGATCCTGGGAAGGGAACTGGAAGGGCTCGACAGCGCCGTACGAGCTCGCACCCCCAAGCACCTGCCCGTCGTGCTGACCCGGCAGGAGGTAAAAGCCGTGTTGGAGACACTTGACGGTGTGCAAGCCTTCGTTGCCGGCCTCCTGTACGGATCGGGCCTCCGCCTGCTCGAGTGTCTAGGGCTGCGAATTCACGATCTCGACCCCGACCGGCACCAGATTCTGG carries:
- a CDS encoding amidohydrolase, with the protein product MKFSLRVGIFVFCGVSLVGSGCALPGALGIFQASSPTPSAEPETTPNSALQAEGPVLLLQGATVMTADGPTLRPADVLVRGQRIVAVGRGLSAPADATRIDASGRWITPGLIDPHSHIGVYAVPSVAPHADGNEASGPFKPEVRAEESFWPQDAAIERALAGGVTTIHVLPGSANLVGGQGVTLRLRPALSAREMRFPGAPTTMKMACGENPKRVYGKHKKSKPATRMAEVAMLRQQLENARHYEADPNKPLDHAKDALARVVSGEILIQNHCYRADEMLLRLDLFGEFDIRPRAFHHAVEAYKIADRLAQAEVGAVVWADWWGVKMELLDAVPAGAALLDRAGVRVALHSDSPYDIQRMNQQAAKAMAYGRRAGLKIDPEHALRWVTLNAAWVLGIDELTGSLSPGKQADLVIWSGDPFSVYSKAEQVYIAGQLVYERSNAREPISDFELGIRRRP
- a CDS encoding flagellar basal body rod protein, which produces MQTSGLSKALSGIHAAKRQIRASSHNVANMLTEGFRPLRSHQSEVQSGGARTTVTRSTEPSEVDLAREIVTSNLAAVQARASARALETELGLIGGLLDIRT